In Pseudomonas asiatica, the following are encoded in one genomic region:
- the csrA gene encoding carbon storage regulator CsrA, giving the protein MLILTRKIGETIRINDDISVTVLGVNGMQVRLGIEAPEGVAVHRQEIYERIQAQKGQEVTHGL; this is encoded by the coding sequence ATGCTTATTCTCACCAGAAAAATTGGCGAAACCATCCGCATCAACGACGACATCAGCGTCACGGTACTGGGCGTCAACGGAATGCAGGTTCGCCTGGGCATCGAAGCGCCCGAAGGCGTAGCTGTGCACCGCCAGGAAATCTACGAGCGTATCCAGGCGCAGAAGGGACAGGAGGTGACTCATGGCCTTTGA
- a CDS encoding Arc family DNA-binding protein codes for MAFEYDSRTADKFVVRLPDGMRDQVAAAADADDRSMNSLIITAIRNELDGRARANALLDALAKAADSKGVTHDAA; via the coding sequence ATGGCCTTTGAATACGACAGCCGCACCGCTGACAAATTTGTGGTCCGCCTGCCCGATGGAATGCGCGACCAGGTAGCAGCCGCGGCGGACGCTGATGACCGCAGCATGAACAGCTTGATCATCACGGCGATCCGCAACGAGTTGGACGGCCGCGCCCGCGCTAACGCTCTCCTCGATGCGCTCGCCAAGGCAGCCGACAGCAAGGGGGTAACCCATGACGCAGCCTGA
- a CDS encoding helix-turn-helix transcriptional regulator, whose protein sequence is MSEETEVLTVEGLAKLLGRTEASIREGIRRGVPWLPKSFKMGNRHCWLKEDVRKFLREVRDGAHQKPKVGRQRQTPPTLRGVA, encoded by the coding sequence ATGAGTGAAGAGACTGAGGTGTTGACGGTAGAGGGCTTGGCCAAGCTGCTGGGCCGCACCGAGGCGTCAATCAGGGAAGGGATTCGCCGCGGCGTGCCGTGGCTGCCCAAGAGCTTTAAGATGGGCAACCGGCACTGCTGGCTGAAAGAGGACGTGCGTAAGTTCCTGCGAGAGGTTCGGGACGGCGCCCACCAGAAGCCCAAGGTGGGTAGGCAAAGACAAACGCCGCCGACCCTACGCGGCGTCGCATGA
- a CDS encoding integrase: MAYYEKRGDSWRAQIRRKGYPTLSATFDTKAEAQRWAAEIEGDMSRARFVDMREAESTTLAEALDRYLSEVTSTKKGAKQEQVRIKKWKEHKLASKALAAIRSSDMATYRDAELKEGKSTATVRLNLAVISHLYTVATKEWGIEGLTNPCRAIRMPKGSKERDRRPTPAELAALYKAAGQMNAQLPVFIELAVETAMRRSELLMLRRDQVRGKVAYLEDTKNGERRAVPLSSRAIALLDGLPTPIGGGRYFNLALNTISNYFPRACVAAGIVGLRLHDLRHEATSRFFERGFTMMEVASITGHKTLAMLKRYTHLSPQDLAEKLG; the protein is encoded by the coding sequence ATGGCCTACTACGAAAAGCGCGGTGACAGCTGGCGCGCCCAGATTCGCCGCAAAGGATATCCAACCCTTTCCGCCACCTTTGACACCAAGGCAGAAGCCCAGCGATGGGCGGCCGAGATCGAGGGTGATATGTCGCGTGCGCGCTTCGTCGACATGCGTGAGGCCGAGAGCACCACTCTGGCTGAGGCGCTGGACCGGTACCTATCAGAGGTTACCTCTACCAAGAAGGGCGCCAAGCAGGAACAGGTCCGCATCAAGAAGTGGAAGGAGCACAAGTTGGCCAGCAAGGCCCTCGCGGCGATCCGCTCGAGCGACATGGCCACCTACCGCGATGCTGAGCTCAAGGAAGGCAAGTCGACCGCGACAGTCCGCCTGAACCTGGCAGTGATCAGCCACCTTTACACTGTGGCCACCAAGGAATGGGGCATTGAAGGACTGACCAACCCGTGCCGGGCGATCCGGATGCCCAAGGGCAGCAAGGAGAGGGATCGTCGCCCGACGCCGGCGGAGCTCGCCGCGCTCTACAAGGCGGCCGGCCAGATGAACGCCCAGCTGCCGGTGTTCATTGAGTTGGCGGTGGAGACCGCGATGCGACGGTCTGAGCTGCTGATGCTTCGCCGCGACCAGGTGCGCGGCAAAGTGGCCTACTTGGAAGACACCAAGAACGGCGAGAGGCGCGCGGTGCCACTTTCCTCCCGGGCAATTGCCCTGCTGGATGGCTTGCCCACGCCGATCGGTGGCGGCCGGTACTTCAACCTGGCCCTCAACACGATTAGCAACTATTTCCCCAGGGCCTGCGTGGCCGCTGGGATTGTAGGCTTGCGCCTTCACGACCTGCGCCATGAGGCAACCAGTCGTTTCTTCGAGCGAGGCTTCACGATGATGGAAGTCGCGAGTATCACGGGGCACAAGACCCTGGCGATGCTCAAGCGCTACACGCACCTCAGCCCGCAAGACCTCGCCGAAAAGTTAGGGTGA
- the purC gene encoding phosphoribosylaminoimidazolesuccinocarboxamide synthase codes for MEKRDELYRGKAKSVYKTDDADRLILLFRNDTSAFDGKRIEQLDRKGMVNNKFNAFIMQKLEEAGVPTQFDKLLGDNECLVKKLDMIPVECVVRNYAAGSLVKRLGVEEGIKLEPSTFELFLKNDEKGDPFINESHVVAFGWGTAEQLAEMKKLSLKVNEVLSKLFDDAGLLLVDFKLEFGVFHGQIVLGDEFSPDGCRLWDKETRKKMDKDRFRQGLGDVIEAYEEVAKRLGVPL; via the coding sequence ATGGAAAAACGCGACGAACTCTACCGCGGCAAGGCCAAATCGGTTTACAAGACCGACGACGCCGACCGCTTGATCCTGCTGTTCCGTAACGACACTTCGGCGTTCGACGGCAAGCGCATCGAACAGCTCGACCGCAAAGGCATGGTGAACAACAAGTTCAACGCCTTCATCATGCAGAAACTGGAAGAAGCCGGCGTGCCGACCCAGTTCGACAAACTGCTGGGCGACAATGAGTGCCTGGTGAAGAAGCTGGACATGATTCCGGTCGAGTGCGTGGTGCGCAACTACGCCGCCGGCAGCCTGGTCAAGCGCTTGGGCGTGGAGGAGGGCATCAAGCTGGAGCCGTCCACCTTCGAACTGTTCCTGAAGAACGACGAGAAGGGCGACCCCTTCATCAACGAATCCCACGTTGTCGCGTTTGGCTGGGGCACTGCCGAGCAGCTGGCCGAAATGAAAAAGCTGTCGCTGAAAGTCAACGAAGTGCTGAGCAAGCTGTTCGATGATGCCGGCCTGCTGCTGGTCGACTTCAAGCTGGAATTCGGCGTATTCCATGGCCAGATCGTGCTGGGCGACGAGTTCAGCCCGGACGGCTGCCGCCTGTGGGACAAAGAGACCCGCAAGAAGATGGACAAGGACCGCTTCCGTCAGGGCCTGGGCGACGTTATCGAAGCCTACGAAGAAGTTGCCAAGCGCCTGGGCGTGCCGCTGTAA
- a CDS encoding MBL fold metallo-hydrolase — protein sequence MRFAVLGSGSQGNGTLIASGDTFILVDCGFSLRETERRLALLGVSAAQLSAVLVTHEHADHVHGVGLLSRRYNVPVYLSQGTLRGMRKPVEVAGFLACGQSLRIGSLEVTAARVEHDAYEPLQYVVSDGQRRFGMLTDLGSYDALLLERYQGLDALLIEANHCRDLLARGHYPAFLKQRVGGMQGHLNNHQAARLVHELGWSNLQHLVLAHLSSKNNLPHLARQCFVDTLGCDPDWLQVANQEHGLDWREIA from the coding sequence GTGCGCTTCGCGGTACTCGGAAGCGGCAGCCAGGGAAACGGCACGCTGATCGCCAGTGGTGACACGTTCATCCTGGTCGATTGCGGGTTCTCCCTGCGCGAGACCGAGCGGCGCCTGGCGCTGCTCGGCGTGTCGGCAGCCCAGCTCAGTGCGGTACTGGTCACCCACGAACATGCCGACCACGTGCATGGGGTCGGCTTGCTGTCACGGCGCTACAATGTACCGGTCTACCTCAGCCAGGGGACCTTGCGCGGCATGCGCAAGCCGGTGGAGGTGGCCGGTTTTCTCGCTTGTGGCCAAAGCCTGCGTATCGGCAGCCTGGAAGTGACCGCGGCGCGGGTCGAGCACGACGCCTACGAGCCGCTGCAGTATGTGGTCAGTGACGGCCAGCGGCGCTTCGGCATGCTGACCGACCTGGGCTCGTACGACGCGCTGCTGCTGGAGCGTTACCAGGGCCTGGATGCGCTGCTGATCGAGGCCAACCACTGCCGCGACCTGCTGGCACGCGGTCACTACCCGGCCTTCCTGAAGCAGCGGGTGGGTGGCATGCAAGGACATTTGAACAATCACCAGGCCGCGCGCCTGGTGCACGAGTTGGGCTGGAGCAACCTGCAACACCTGGTGCTGGCCCACCTCAGCAGCAAGAACAACCTGCCACACTTGGCTCGCCAGTGCTTCGTCGATACCCTTGGGTGCGACCCGGACTGGCTCCAGGTGGCGAATCAGGAACACGGGCTCGACTGGCGCGAAATCGCCTAG
- the bamC gene encoding outer membrane protein assembly factor BamC produces the protein MKRLAGLSALALIISSTSGCGWLWGEDGYFRDRGSDYLQARPTAPMQLPPDASNVKRLDPLLPIPRNVADDSATGEFEVPRPQPMTGGAAQVTDYSLQRSGSSRWVLAQHSPAEVWPVARQFFEDNGFRIAEERPQTGEFNTTWQRFDELSASLGQRLASTASSADSEVRVRVRMEPGVQRNTSEVYVVSVERPAGSTAEPDFPSTSSNTGADALLVDEMLASMNRSAEKGGSVSLLAARDFDAPSRVSLSEDGSGNPVLYLGADLDRAWSSVGRALEQGGEWRVEDINRSLGLYYINLSEKPEDKQNQPGFFGRMFGSEPTKEEREARAERYQVRLSKVGESVQVTVEKNINTVAPADVARRVLSAIQDHLG, from the coding sequence ATGAAGCGACTGGCTGGTCTTTCCGCCCTTGCCCTGATCATTTCCAGCACCAGTGGGTGTGGCTGGCTGTGGGGCGAGGATGGCTATTTCCGCGACCGCGGCAGCGATTATCTGCAGGCGCGCCCGACTGCGCCGATGCAGCTGCCGCCGGACGCCAGCAACGTCAAGCGCCTTGACCCGCTGCTGCCGATCCCACGCAACGTCGCCGACGACAGCGCCACCGGCGAATTCGAGGTGCCTCGCCCGCAACCGATGACCGGTGGCGCCGCCCAGGTTACCGACTACAGCCTGCAGCGCAGCGGCAGCAGCCGTTGGGTGCTGGCCCAGCATTCGCCGGCCGAGGTATGGCCGGTGGCTCGCCAGTTCTTCGAGGACAATGGCTTCCGCATCGCCGAAGAGCGCCCGCAGACCGGTGAATTCAACACCACCTGGCAGCGTTTCGACGAACTGTCGGCTTCGCTCGGCCAGCGCCTGGCCAGCACTGCCAGCAGCGCTGACAGCGAAGTGCGCGTGCGTGTACGCATGGAGCCTGGCGTGCAGCGCAACACCTCCGAGGTGTATGTGGTCAGCGTCGAGCGCCCGGCTGGCAGCACTGCCGAGCCCGATTTCCCGTCCACCTCCAGCAACACCGGTGCCGATGCCCTGCTGGTCGACGAAATGCTTGCCAGCATGAATCGCAGCGCCGAGAAGGGCGGTTCGGTATCGCTGCTGGCCGCGCGCGATTTCGACGCGCCAAGCCGCGTCAGCCTGAGCGAAGACGGCAGTGGCAACCCGGTGCTGTACCTGGGCGCCGACCTGGACCGCGCCTGGTCCAGCGTGGGTCGTGCCCTGGAGCAGGGTGGCGAGTGGCGTGTCGAGGACATCAACCGCAGCCTTGGCCTGTACTACATCAACCTGTCTGAAAAGCCTGAAGACAAGCAGAACCAGCCTGGCTTCTTCGGCCGCATGTTCGGCAGCGAACCGACCAAGGAAGAGCGTGAAGCCCGTGCCGAGCGCTACCAGGTTCGCCTGAGCAAGGTGGGTGAGAGCGTGCAGGTCACGGTCGAGAAGAACATCAACACCGTGGCCCCGGCCGATGTCGCCCGCCGCGTGCTGAGCGCCATTCAGGACCACCTGGGCTAA
- the dapA gene encoding 4-hydroxy-tetrahydrodipicolinate synthase, with protein MIAGSMVALVTPMDAQGRLDWDSLDKLVDFHLENGTHAIVAVGTTGESATLDVEEHILVIKHVVERVKRSSRRIPVIAGTGANSTAEAVHLTQNAKSAGADACLLVVPYYNKPTQEGLYQHFKHIAEAVDIPQILYNVPGRTSCDMQADTVIRLSKVKNIIGIKEATGDLVRAKAILDGVDKDFIVMSGDDPTAVELILMGGKGNISVTANVAPREMADLCEAALEGNAEKARAINEKLMPLHKDLFCESNPIPVKWALVEMGLMHKGIRLPLTWLSEGCHEKVRTALRQSGVLV; from the coding sequence ATGATTGCGGGCAGTATGGTGGCATTGGTCACTCCCATGGATGCACAAGGGCGTCTTGACTGGGACAGCCTCGACAAACTTGTAGACTTCCACCTGGAAAACGGCACCCATGCGATCGTCGCTGTCGGCACCACCGGTGAGTCCGCCACGCTGGATGTCGAAGAACACATCCTGGTCATCAAGCACGTGGTTGAGCGCGTCAAGCGCAGCAGCCGCCGCATCCCGGTCATCGCCGGCACCGGTGCCAACTCCACTGCCGAAGCCGTGCACCTGACCCAGAACGCCAAGAGCGCTGGTGCCGACGCCTGCCTGCTGGTGGTTCCGTACTACAACAAGCCGACGCAAGAAGGCCTGTACCAGCACTTCAAGCACATCGCCGAAGCCGTCGACATCCCGCAGATTCTCTACAACGTACCCGGCCGCACCTCCTGCGACATGCAGGCCGATACCGTGATCCGCCTGTCGAAGGTCAAGAACATCATCGGCATCAAGGAAGCCACCGGCGACCTGGTACGCGCCAAGGCCATCCTCGATGGCGTCGACAAAGACTTCATCGTCATGTCCGGCGACGACCCGACCGCCGTCGAGCTGATCCTGATGGGCGGCAAGGGCAACATCTCCGTCACCGCCAACGTCGCCCCGCGCGAAATGGCCGACCTGTGCGAGGCCGCCCTTGAGGGCAATGCCGAGAAGGCCCGCGCAATCAACGAAAAACTCATGCCGCTGCACAAAGACCTGTTCTGCGAGTCCAACCCGATCCCGGTGAAATGGGCGCTCGTCGAAATGGGCCTGATGCACAAAGGCATTCGCCTGCCGCTGACCTGGCTGAGCGAAGGCTGCCACGAAAAAGTCCGTACTGCCTTGCGCCAGTCCGGCGTACTGGTTTAA
- a CDS encoding glycine cleavage system transcriptional repressor, which produces MSTPTVREQFLVISALGPNPMELANVLSRAAFENRCAVVTSRLSRHGETSALVLQVGGSWDALARLEAMLPGLGKKHGLTLDVVRSADQEVRPQALPYVAYVSAAYRPDIINELCQFFLDHRVELEAMTCDTYLAPQTGSSMLNAQFTVILPAGTQISWLRDQFLDFADALNLDALIEPWRPQNPM; this is translated from the coding sequence ATGTCCACCCCCACCGTCCGCGAACAATTCCTTGTCATCAGTGCCCTGGGCCCGAACCCCATGGAACTGGCCAACGTCCTCAGCCGCGCTGCGTTCGAGAACCGCTGCGCGGTGGTCACCTCGCGCCTGAGCCGCCACGGCGAGACCAGCGCCCTGGTACTGCAGGTTGGTGGCAGCTGGGACGCCCTGGCACGCCTCGAAGCCATGCTGCCGGGCCTGGGCAAGAAGCACGGCCTGACCCTGGACGTGGTGCGCAGCGCCGACCAGGAAGTGCGCCCGCAGGCCCTGCCCTACGTCGCCTACGTCAGCGCCGCCTACCGGCCGGACATCATCAACGAGCTGTGCCAGTTCTTCCTCGACCACCGCGTCGAGCTGGAAGCCATGACCTGCGATACCTACCTGGCACCGCAGACCGGCAGCAGCATGCTCAACGCCCAGTTCACCGTGATTCTGCCGGCCGGCACCCAGATCAGCTGGCTGCGTGACCAGTTCCTGGACTTTGCCGATGCCCTGAACCTCGATGCGCTGATCGAGCCATGGCGTCCACAGAACCCAATGTAA
- a CDS encoding peroxiredoxin: protein MAVALDQPVADFQAQATSGQTVSLAELKGRQVVVYFYPKDSTPGCTTEGQGFRDQHDAFAAANTVVFGVSRDGIKSHENFKAKQGFPFELISDKDEALCQLFDVIKLKKLYGKEYMGVDRSTFLIDKDGVLRHEWRGVKVPGHVDAVLAAAQALNKA, encoded by the coding sequence ATGGCCGTAGCACTCGACCAACCCGTTGCCGACTTCCAGGCCCAGGCCACCAGCGGGCAAACCGTCAGCCTGGCCGAGCTCAAGGGCCGGCAGGTGGTGGTGTACTTCTACCCGAAGGACAGTACCCCGGGCTGCACCACCGAGGGCCAGGGTTTTCGTGACCAGCACGATGCCTTTGCCGCAGCCAACACCGTGGTGTTCGGCGTGTCGCGCGATGGCATCAAGTCGCACGAGAACTTCAAGGCCAAGCAAGGCTTCCCGTTCGAGCTGATCAGCGACAAGGACGAAGCCCTGTGCCAGCTGTTCGATGTGATCAAGCTGAAGAAGCTGTATGGCAAGGAATATATGGGCGTTGACCGCAGCACCTTCCTGATCGACAAGGACGGTGTGCTGCGCCACGAATGGCGCGGGGTGAAGGTGCCCGGGCATGTGGATGCAGTACTGGCTGCTGCCCAGGCCCTGAACAAGGCTTGA
- a CDS encoding AI-2E family transporter — protein sequence MFKVLRDWMQRYFSDEEAVVLAVLLFLAFTAVLTLGGMLAPVLAGMVLAFLMQGLVNALERLRVPTRLAVMLVFALFMGALAVFMLVLVPLLWHQLITLFNELPGMLGKWQSLLLLLPERYPHLVSDEQVLHAIESVRGEIGKFGQWALTFSLSSLPLLVNAMIYLVLVPILVFFFLKDRELIGRWVSGYLPRQRSLLNRVGSEMNRQIANYIRGKGIEILICGIATYIAFISLGLNYAALLALLVGLSVVVPYVGAVVVTVPVTLIALFQWGWGDQFIYLMTVYAIIQALDGNVLVPLLFSEAVSLHPVAIICAVLLFGGLWGFWGIFFAIPLATLIKAVLDAWPRQEPSVSPML from the coding sequence ATGTTCAAAGTGCTTCGCGACTGGATGCAGCGCTACTTCTCCGATGAGGAAGCGGTGGTGCTGGCGGTCCTGTTGTTCCTGGCTTTTACTGCGGTACTCACCCTCGGTGGCATGCTTGCGCCGGTGCTGGCGGGCATGGTGCTGGCGTTTCTGATGCAGGGGCTGGTCAATGCCCTGGAGCGCTTGCGGGTACCCACCCGGTTGGCGGTGATGCTGGTGTTCGCCCTGTTCATGGGCGCGTTGGCGGTGTTCATGCTGGTGCTGGTGCCGCTGCTGTGGCACCAGTTGATCACCCTGTTCAACGAACTGCCGGGCATGCTCGGCAAGTGGCAGTCGCTGTTGTTGCTGTTGCCCGAGCGCTACCCGCACCTGGTGTCGGACGAGCAGGTGCTGCATGCCATCGAGTCGGTGCGCGGGGAAATCGGCAAGTTCGGCCAGTGGGCGCTGACCTTCTCGCTATCGAGCCTGCCGCTACTGGTCAACGCCATGATCTACCTGGTGCTGGTGCCGATCCTGGTGTTTTTCTTTCTCAAGGACCGCGAACTGATCGGCCGTTGGGTCAGCGGCTACCTGCCGCGTCAGCGCAGCCTGCTGAACCGGGTGGGCAGCGAGATGAACCGGCAGATCGCCAACTACATCCGCGGCAAGGGCATCGAGATCCTGATCTGCGGCATTGCCACCTACATCGCCTTCATCAGCCTGGGGCTCAACTACGCCGCGTTGCTGGCGCTGCTGGTGGGGCTGTCGGTGGTGGTGCCTTACGTGGGCGCGGTTGTGGTGACCGTGCCGGTGACGTTGATCGCATTGTTCCAGTGGGGCTGGGGTGACCAGTTCATCTACCTGATGACGGTGTACGCGATCATCCAGGCGCTGGACGGCAACGTGCTGGTGCCGCTGCTGTTCTCCGAGGCGGTGAGCCTGCACCCGGTGGCGATCATCTGCGCGGTGTTGCTGTTTGGCGGGTTGTGGGGGTTCTGGGGGATTTTCTTTGCCATCCCGCTGGCGACCTTGATCAAGGCCGTGCTGGATGCCTGGCCGCGGCAGGAGCCTAGTGTGTCACCGATGCTGTAA
- a CDS encoding sulfurtransferase TusA family protein yields the protein MSETLTCDAELDASGLNCPLPLLKAKMELNRLASGAVLKVIATDAGSQRDFRTFAQLAGHTLLRETAEAGTYTYWLRKA from the coding sequence ATGAGTGAAACCCTGACCTGTGACGCCGAACTGGACGCCAGCGGGCTGAATTGCCCTTTGCCGCTGCTGAAGGCCAAGATGGAACTCAACCGCCTGGCCAGCGGCGCGGTGCTCAAGGTAATCGCCACCGACGCCGGCTCCCAGCGCGACTTCCGCACTTTTGCCCAGTTGGCCGGTCATACCCTGCTGCGGGAAACGGCCGAGGCCGGTACCTACACTTACTGGCTACGCAAGGCCTGA
- a CDS encoding M48 family metalloprotease, with amino-acid sequence MNLLRPTLLTLACLLALPGHADDLPSLGDASSAIVSPQQEHQLGRAWLSLLRGQVNQLNDPQLKDYVETSVYRLAETSQLQDRRLEFILIDSRELNAFAAPGGIVGVNGGLFLNAQTEGEYASVLAHELAHLSQRHFARGVEAQQRMQLPMMAALLAGIVLAAGGGGDAGIGVIAGTQAAAIQEQRRFSRQNEQEADRIGIQNLEKAGYDPRNMPTMFERLARQYRYDAKPPEFLLTHPVTESRIADTRNRAEQAPKGGVEDSMRYQLIRARVALTYEGTPGLAAKRFRAQLDEDPKLDAARYGLALAQIKGGQLNEARELLKPLLAKAPNDITYNLAQIDLDITNNRLADAQQRAERMQGLYPGNYPLKQVRADLLVKLNKPAEAEKVLNELVKSRPDDPDVWYDMAEVRGLSGNTIGLHRARAEYFTLVGDFDQAIQQLDYAKRRSGANFPLAAQIDQRQREIMEQQRMVQEMMGR; translated from the coding sequence ATGAATCTACTGCGCCCTACCCTGCTGACGCTGGCCTGCCTGTTGGCCCTTCCTGGCCATGCTGACGACCTGCCATCACTGGGTGATGCCAGTTCCGCGATCGTCTCGCCGCAACAGGAGCACCAGCTCGGCCGTGCCTGGCTGAGCCTGCTGCGCGGCCAGGTCAACCAGCTCAACGACCCGCAGCTGAAGGACTACGTCGAGACCAGCGTGTATCGCCTGGCCGAAACCAGCCAGCTGCAGGACCGCCGCCTGGAATTCATCCTCATCGATAGCCGCGAGCTCAACGCCTTTGCCGCCCCGGGCGGCATCGTCGGGGTAAACGGCGGGCTGTTCCTCAACGCCCAGACGGAAGGCGAGTACGCCTCGGTACTGGCCCACGAACTGGCGCACTTGTCGCAGCGCCACTTCGCCCGCGGCGTCGAGGCCCAGCAGCGCATGCAACTGCCGATGATGGCGGCGCTGCTGGCCGGTATCGTGCTGGCGGCCGGTGGCGGCGGTGATGCCGGTATCGGTGTGATCGCCGGCACCCAGGCGGCGGCGATCCAGGAACAGCGGCGCTTCTCGCGGCAGAACGAACAGGAAGCCGACCGTATCGGCATCCAGAACTTGGAAAAGGCCGGCTACGACCCACGCAACATGCCGACCATGTTCGAGCGCCTGGCCCGGCAGTACCGCTACGACGCCAAGCCGCCGGAATTCCTGCTGACTCACCCGGTAACCGAGTCGCGTATCGCCGACACCCGCAACCGTGCCGAGCAGGCCCCCAAGGGCGGCGTCGAGGACAGCATGCGCTACCAGTTGATCCGTGCCCGGGTGGCGCTTACCTACGAAGGCACCCCGGGGCTGGCGGCCAAACGCTTCCGCGCCCAGCTGGACGAAGACCCCAAGCTGGACGCCGCGCGTTACGGCCTGGCCCTGGCGCAGATCAAAGGTGGCCAGCTGAACGAGGCGCGCGAGCTGCTAAAGCCGCTGCTGGCCAAGGCGCCCAACGACATTACCTACAACCTGGCGCAGATCGACCTGGACATCACCAACAACCGCCTGGCGGATGCGCAGCAGCGTGCTGAACGCATGCAGGGGCTGTACCCGGGCAACTACCCGCTGAAGCAGGTGCGTGCCGATCTGCTGGTGAAACTGAACAAGCCCGCCGAGGCGGAAAAGGTGCTGAACGAACTGGTGAAGAGCCGGCCGGATGACCCGGACGTGTGGTACGACATGGCCGAAGTGCGGGGCCTTTCAGGAAATACCATTGGCTTGCACCGGGCGCGGGCAGAGTACTTCACCCTGGTGGGCGATTTCGACCAGGCGATCCAGCAGCTGGATTACGCCAAGCGCAGGTCGGGCGCAAACTTCCCGCTGGCAGCACAGATTGACCAGCGCCAGCGCGAGATCATGGAGCAGCAGCGCATGGTTCAGGAAATGATGGGGCGCTGA
- the nadA gene encoding quinolinate synthase NadA has product MTQISERLLVQAHLDAKQPNPLTAEQEAEYRAAIAAELKAQNAVLVAHYYCDPVIQALAEETGGCVSDSLEMARFGKNHPAETVIVAGVRFMGETAKILTPEKRVLMPTLEATCSLDLGCPVEEFSAFCDQHPERTVVVYANTSAAVKARADWVVTSSCALEIVESLMDNGETIIWGPDQHLGRYIQKQTGADMLLWDGACIVHEEFKSRQLADMKALYPDAAILVHPESPEAVIELADAVGSTSQLIKAAQTLPNKTFIVATDRGIFYKMQQLCPDKEFVEAPTAGNGAACRSCAHCPWMAMNTLERVLDCLRNGTNEIFVDPALVPKAIKPLNRMLDFTQAARLKLSGNA; this is encoded by the coding sequence ATGACCCAGATTTCCGAACGCCTGTTGGTTCAGGCCCACCTCGACGCCAAGCAGCCAAACCCGCTGACAGCCGAGCAGGAGGCCGAATACCGTGCGGCCATCGCTGCCGAGCTCAAGGCCCAGAACGCCGTGCTGGTCGCCCACTATTACTGCGACCCGGTCATCCAGGCGCTGGCCGAAGAAACCGGCGGCTGCGTGTCCGACTCGCTGGAAATGGCCCGTTTCGGCAAGAACCACCCGGCCGAAACCGTGATCGTTGCCGGTGTGCGCTTCATGGGCGAGACGGCGAAAATCCTAACCCCGGAAAAGCGCGTGCTGATGCCCACCCTGGAGGCCACCTGTTCGCTCGATCTGGGCTGCCCGGTGGAAGAGTTCTCGGCCTTCTGTGACCAGCACCCCGAGCGCACCGTGGTGGTTTACGCCAACACTTCCGCAGCCGTGAAGGCCCGTGCCGACTGGGTGGTGACCTCGAGCTGCGCGCTGGAAATCGTCGAAAGCCTGATGGACAACGGCGAAACCATCATCTGGGGCCCGGACCAGCACCTGGGGCGCTACATCCAGAAGCAAACCGGTGCCGACATGCTGCTGTGGGACGGTGCCTGCATCGTTCACGAAGAGTTCAAGTCGCGCCAGTTGGCCGACATGAAGGCGCTGTATCCGGATGCGGCGATTCTGGTGCACCCCGAGTCGCCTGAAGCGGTGATCGAGCTGGCCGACGCGGTGGGCTCCACCAGCCAGCTGATCAAGGCTGCCCAGACCCTGCCGAACAAGACCTTCATCGTCGCCACCGACCGCGGCATCTTCTACAAGATGCAGCAGCTGTGCCCGGACAAGGAGTTCGTCGAAGCCCCCACCGCCGGTAACGGCGCGGCATGCCGCAGTTGCGCGCACTGCCCGTGGATGGCGATGAACACCCTGGAGCGTGTGCTGGATTGCCTGCGTAATGGCACGAACGAGATCTTTGTCGACCCGGCGCTGGTGCCGAAGGCGATCAAGCCGTTGAACCGGATGCTGGACTTTACCCAGGCAGCGCGCCTGAAGTTGTCCGGTAACGCCTGA